One window from the genome of Acinetobacter lanii encodes:
- the zapE gene encoding cell division protein ZapE, protein MSDQNSTQNKTSVHIQSPSERYAQAISSGQFMPDDAQAEAVHQLNRVWEELISRYKASKKAFRRFRRQTAPQGVYMWGGVGRGKTWLMDQFFESIPFRRKTRMHFHHFMQHVHKELNKNSGQQNPLDIVADQIYKDAVVICFDEFFVSNVTDAMIISDLFQKLFTRGITLVATSNIAPDGLYKNGIHRDRFLPAIEMVKKNCVVLNVDAGVDYRLRVLKQAQLFKSPLTDEHKLWMAKRFSALTASQTISEEPITINTRQVETLGHTEDVLWCEFKELCMKPRSPADFIEIANIYNTVLVSNVPNLDDVLSEGTRRFIYLVDEFYDRGVKLILTSQASIIELYSGERLAFEIERTRSRLLEMQSDDYLQSAHRQLDAAEKA, encoded by the coding sequence ATGTCAGATCAGAATTCAACTCAAAATAAGACAAGTGTTCACATTCAATCTCCATCAGAGCGATATGCCCAAGCCATCTCATCCGGTCAATTTATGCCAGATGATGCGCAAGCCGAAGCAGTACATCAACTGAATCGTGTTTGGGAAGAGCTGATCAGTCGTTATAAGGCTTCAAAAAAGGCGTTCCGCCGTTTCCGCCGTCAAACCGCACCGCAGGGTGTGTATATGTGGGGTGGTGTAGGCCGTGGTAAAACTTGGCTGATGGATCAATTCTTTGAGTCGATTCCATTTCGTCGTAAGACGCGTATGCATTTCCATCACTTTATGCAGCATGTACATAAAGAGCTCAACAAGAATTCAGGTCAACAAAACCCACTCGATATTGTGGCAGATCAAATTTACAAAGATGCGGTGGTGATTTGCTTTGATGAATTCTTTGTTTCCAATGTGACTGATGCCATGATCATCAGTGACTTGTTTCAAAAACTCTTTACCCGTGGCATTACTTTGGTGGCTACCTCAAATATTGCTCCAGATGGTTTATACAAAAACGGAATTCACCGTGACCGTTTTTTACCTGCGATTGAGATGGTGAAAAAGAACTGTGTGGTGCTGAATGTCGATGCAGGGGTGGATTATCGGTTACGTGTGCTCAAACAAGCACAGTTATTTAAATCACCACTCACTGATGAACATAAACTGTGGATGGCAAAGCGTTTCAGTGCCTTAACTGCTTCACAAACCATTTCTGAAGAACCAATCACGATTAATACTCGTCAGGTCGAAACTTTAGGGCATACCGAAGATGTACTCTGGTGTGAGTTTAAAGAACTGTGTATGAAGCCGCGTAGTCCGGCAGACTTTATTGAAATTGCCAATATTTACAACACCGTTTTGGTGAGTAATGTACCGAATTTGGATGATGTTTTGTCTGAAGGGACGCGTCGTTTCATTTATTTGGTCGATGAATTTTATGATCGTGGGGTGAAGCTGATTTTAACTTCACAAGCGAGTATTATTGAACTTTATAGCGGTGAGCGTTTGGCCTTTGAAATTGAGCGAACCCGTTCTCGATTACTTGAAATGCAGTCAGATGATTATTTGCAGTCCGCACACCGCCAATTAGATGCGGCTGAAAAGGCGTAA
- a CDS encoding MarR family winged helix-turn-helix transcriptional regulator — protein MSKKYAKFLPTNDSFNLENFPFFWVTQVHAQYVLNVDHVLKKHGVDNSRRRLLLALSTKPNASVSDLSEMIVSKMSTTTKIVYRLKDEGFVDTYSCENDARITRVILTEKGENMTQKINDLMTVVLEQSFDGLTPLQIEKMMESLKHIFKNLAH, from the coding sequence ATGTCAAAGAAGTATGCAAAATTTCTACCGACCAACGATTCTTTTAATTTAGAGAACTTTCCATTTTTTTGGGTGACTCAAGTTCATGCGCAATATGTCTTAAACGTTGATCATGTTTTAAAAAAACATGGGGTGGATAACTCACGTCGTCGCTTATTATTGGCACTTTCGACCAAACCCAATGCCAGTGTGTCTGATTTATCCGAGATGATCGTGTCTAAAATGTCGACCACCACCAAAATTGTTTATCGATTAAAAGATGAAGGTTTTGTAGACACCTATTCGTGTGAAAACGACGCGCGTATTACCCGTGTCATTTTAACTGAAAAAGGTGAAAATATGACGCAAAAAATCAACGACTTGATGACTGTGGTTTTAGAGCAATCTTTTGATGGTTTAACCCCACTGCAAATTGAAAAAATGATGGAAAGCTTAAAACACATCTTTAAAAATCTTGCACATTAA
- a CDS encoding SOS response-associated peptidase, protein MCANFKPLTLAQLQALGLPEIAFEYPEEVFPSYDTPLLFKSDQGLEWRAVNFGLVPKWASDRDAAKYTYNARNETLHEKRSFQDALMKHKFGLIPVTEFFEAKYINGRPQRWGVKRKDGQAFYIAALYEIAKIQNEIIRSASMITMDAKDHAMMREFHEPGEVKRSVIVIPNEKRDAWLEHKSTDLSYFIQGFPVEEFECFYRPKPKNRDNTLQLNFF, encoded by the coding sequence ATGTGTGCAAATTTCAAACCATTAACGCTAGCCCAGCTTCAAGCGCTAGGACTTCCAGAGATTGCATTTGAATATCCTGAGGAAGTCTTTCCATCTTATGACACGCCCTTATTGTTTAAGTCTGATCAAGGCTTAGAGTGGCGTGCGGTTAATTTTGGTTTAGTTCCAAAATGGGCAAGCGACCGTGATGCTGCAAAATATACCTATAACGCCCGTAATGAAACACTGCATGAAAAACGAAGTTTCCAAGATGCCTTGATGAAACATAAATTTGGTTTGATTCCGGTGACTGAATTTTTTGAAGCTAAATATATCAATGGACGTCCACAGCGCTGGGGAGTAAAACGCAAAGATGGTCAAGCCTTTTACATCGCAGCACTATATGAAATTGCCAAGATTCAAAATGAAATCATTCGCTCAGCCAGCATGATCACCATGGATGCCAAAGACCATGCAATGATGCGTGAATTTCATGAACCTGGAGAAGTGAAACGTTCAGTAATCGTTATTCCAAATGAAAAGCGTGATGCATGGTTAGAACACAAATCTACAGATTTGAGTTATTTTATTCAGGGTTTTCCGGTTGAAGAGTTTGAATGCTTCTATCGTCCAAAACCTAAAAATCGGGACAACACATTACAGCTTAATTTTTTCTGA
- a CDS encoding flavin-containing monooxygenase — protein MNQHLSSVEHRSPNDIQKFKVAIVGAGFGGLATAIQLLKHHIQDFVILEKAQDVGGTWRENQYPGAACDVQSHMYSLSYAPKTDWSKRYAEAPEIFQYIQDLIQDFNLKTYIQFNQKVTRTRYDENTCQWHIQTESGDQIEAQFLIFASGPLHVPQIPKIKGIEKFKGEIFHSSAWNHDYDLKGKKVASIGTGGSAIQYIPEIAPLTQQLYVFQRTAAWVIPRDERAYNRLDKKLFAKYNWFRKLHRARLYWSNESRVVPIVQPKMMKAGQKLAELFIKYQVKDKTIAKKLTPDYIMGCKRILVSNKYFPTFNRPNVELVTEAIQEITEDQIVTKDGTARQIDCLIYGTGFITDPRIYLKSFECYGENGIELKQAWKDGAESYYGISTKGFPNLFQLLGPNTVLGHNSVIFMIESQVDYILQLIQTVDRTQTQAIVVKDQIQDTFNADLQQQFAGTVWQSGCVSWYQQDGGKNFALWPSYTWKYWLNTKTANPADYRFLSASRAVSTQVSEVSEDASKNVKTNLQSTV, from the coding sequence ATGAATCAACACCTGTCTTCAGTTGAACACCGCTCACCCAATGATATACAAAAATTCAAAGTGGCGATTGTTGGTGCAGGTTTTGGTGGCTTAGCCACAGCCATCCAACTGCTGAAACACCATATTCAAGATTTTGTGATTTTAGAAAAAGCTCAGGATGTTGGCGGTACATGGCGTGAAAATCAATATCCGGGTGCGGCCTGTGATGTGCAATCGCATATGTACTCACTGTCTTATGCACCCAAAACTGATTGGTCTAAACGTTACGCTGAAGCACCTGAAATTTTCCAATATATTCAAGATTTGATTCAAGATTTTAATTTAAAAACATACATTCAATTTAATCAAAAAGTGACACGTACACGTTACGACGAAAATACCTGTCAGTGGCATATACAGACTGAGTCAGGCGATCAAATTGAAGCGCAATTTTTAATTTTTGCTTCAGGCCCCCTGCATGTACCGCAAATTCCAAAAATTAAAGGCATTGAAAAATTCAAAGGTGAAATTTTCCATTCCTCAGCATGGAATCATGACTATGACCTAAAGGGAAAAAAGGTTGCATCCATAGGGACTGGCGGCAGTGCGATTCAATATATTCCTGAAATCGCACCTTTAACTCAACAATTGTATGTGTTTCAGCGTACCGCAGCTTGGGTGATCCCACGGGATGAACGTGCTTATAACCGCCTCGATAAAAAACTGTTCGCTAAATACAATTGGTTTAGAAAGTTACATCGTGCTCGACTGTATTGGTCGAATGAGTCTCGTGTGGTGCCGATTGTGCAGCCCAAAATGATGAAAGCAGGACAGAAACTGGCTGAATTGTTTATCAAATATCAAGTCAAAGATAAAACAATCGCGAAGAAGCTTACCCCAGATTACATCATGGGCTGTAAACGTATTTTGGTCTCCAATAAATACTTCCCCACTTTTAACCGCCCCAATGTTGAATTGGTGACTGAAGCGATTCAGGAAATCACCGAAGATCAAATCGTTACCAAAGATGGCACAGCTCGTCAAATCGATTGTTTGATTTATGGCACAGGCTTTATCACCGACCCACGGATTTATTTGAAGTCTTTTGAATGCTATGGTGAAAATGGCATTGAGCTTAAACAAGCGTGGAAAGACGGCGCAGAAAGTTATTATGGTATTTCCACCAAAGGCTTCCCTAACCTGTTTCAGCTCTTAGGTCCAAATACCGTACTTGGTCATAACTCGGTGATCTTTATGATCGAATCTCAAGTAGACTATATTTTACAACTGATTCAAACCGTTGATCGTACGCAGACTCAAGCAATCGTGGTGAAAGATCAAATTCAAGATACTTTCAATGCAGATCTTCAACAACAATTTGCAGGGACAGTGTGGCAGTCGGGTTGTGTAAGTTGGTATCAACAAGATGGTGGTAAGAACTTTGCCCTTTGGCCATCGTATACGTGGAAGTATTGGCTCAACACCAAGACAGCAAACCCAGCAGATTATCGCTTCCTTTCGGCTTCTCGCGCTGTTTCAACTCAAGTATCTGAAGTCTCAGAAGATGCTTCAAAGAATGTGAAAACAAACCTGCAAAGCACTGTTTAA
- a CDS encoding 2OG-Fe(II) oxygenase, with protein MSQILKLDALKNAPVSETPYPYFVVENAILDSEVKAVIQDFPQIKQGGSYNLDDVEIKPNFDRLLKSIDTPEFRRILTDKFGVDVMEHPMMITLRGYSRQKDGRIHTDSKSKLLTILIYLNESWEAETGRLRILNNATDMNDYVAEINSGPGDLVAFKVTDNGWHGYIPYEGQRQSIQINFLTSDKANAKHKFVHGLSAKFKKLFG; from the coding sequence ATGTCACAAATATTGAAATTAGATGCACTCAAAAATGCACCTGTGTCAGAAACACCCTATCCCTACTTCGTGGTTGAGAATGCAATTCTAGACAGCGAAGTTAAAGCGGTTATTCAAGACTTTCCACAAATCAAGCAAGGTGGTAGTTACAACCTAGATGATGTTGAAATCAAACCGAACTTTGATCGTCTGTTAAAATCAATTGATACCCCAGAATTCCGTCGAATTTTAACCGATAAATTTGGTGTGGATGTGATGGAACATCCAATGATGATCACGCTTCGGGGTTATTCACGTCAAAAAGATGGTCGTATTCATACCGACTCGAAAAGTAAACTGCTGACGATTTTGATTTATTTAAATGAATCTTGGGAAGCTGAAACAGGTCGCTTACGGATTTTAAACAATGCAACCGATATGAATGACTACGTGGCAGAGATCAATTCAGGTCCCGGTGATTTGGTTGCATTTAAAGTTACTGACAATGGTTGGCATGGTTATATTCCTTATGAAGGACAACGTCAGTCGATTCAAATCAACTTTTTAACCAGTGATAAGGCCAATGCTAAACATAAGTTTGTGCATGGTTTAAGTGCGAAGTTTAAAAAATTATTTGGTTAA
- a CDS encoding alpha/beta hydrolase family protein, protein MTQNFKNLDISCAHGYKLSARFYPSQNEQHLSPILICPANGIVKGFYHAFASWLTEQGHAVMTFDLRGIGDSLHSALKKSKASIQDWGQLDIPAAIDTLIEKTQAQQVTLIGYSAGGQLLGIVPNYHKVNQLIAIAGSTGHVKGLKGRTKTLAPLMFKLVFPISRIFKGYGATKMLGMGENLPKDVAKQWAQFCSKPGYVMNAMGTTIFDDFHEKIQIPITVLWASDDEIATEANVKDLLRLYPNAKTTMIEVKPQQYQHKAIGHMHMFRKSHQNIWPLIKEQIKA, encoded by the coding sequence ATGACTCAAAACTTTAAAAATCTCGATATCTCTTGCGCTCATGGCTACAAATTAAGTGCACGCTTTTATCCAAGCCAAAATGAGCAACACTTAAGTCCGATTTTAATCTGCCCTGCAAACGGGATTGTGAAAGGCTTTTACCATGCATTTGCCTCATGGTTGACTGAACAAGGCCATGCTGTCATGACCTTTGACTTGCGTGGCATCGGTGATTCATTACATAGTGCTTTAAAAAAGTCAAAGGCTAGTATCCAAGATTGGGGACAACTCGATATTCCTGCAGCAATTGATACATTGATTGAAAAAACACAAGCACAACAGGTCACCTTGATTGGGTATAGTGCAGGCGGGCAATTATTAGGTATTGTCCCGAATTACCATAAAGTGAATCAATTAATTGCGATCGCAGGCTCGACCGGTCATGTAAAAGGTTTGAAAGGTCGCACAAAAACACTAGCACCTCTGATGTTTAAGCTGGTCTTTCCGATTTCTCGGATATTCAAAGGCTATGGTGCTACTAAAATGCTCGGCATGGGTGAAAACTTACCCAAAGATGTGGCAAAACAATGGGCGCAGTTTTGCAGCAAACCCGGCTATGTCATGAATGCAATGGGTACAACCATCTTTGATGATTTCCACGAGAAGATTCAAATCCCGATTACGGTGCTATGGGCATCTGATGATGAAATTGCTACGGAAGCCAATGTAAAAGATTTACTCCGACTCTACCCCAATGCAAAAACGACTATGATTGAAGTGAAACCGCAGCAATATCAACATAAAGCAATTGGTCATATGCATATGTTTAGAAAGTCGCATCAAAATATTTGGCCACTGATTAAAGAACAAATTAAGGCTTAG
- a CDS encoding TerC family protein → MEFLLDPGIWIGLITLIVIEIVLGIDNLVFIAILAEKLPPEKRDKARIIGLSLALVMRLGLLSVVSWLVTLTKPIVEIFNLSFSGRDLILLGGGLFLVYKAVTELHEKMEGKPEVKSSGAVVYAGFWAVVAQIIVLDAVFSIDSVITAVGMVDNIYVMMAAVTIAVVVMLIASKPITTFVNKHPTVVVLCLSFLLLIGISLIAEGFGFHIPKGYIYSGIAVAILIEAFNQFSNRNIAKHEAKIPLRHRTADSILKLMGSKLDADLVGTVEAEEVQKAFGDEERYMVGGVLSLAERPVASIMTPRTQISWVNIEDDIEVIREQVLSVPHSLFPVCRGQLDKVITIVRAKELIDALDEPEQMAKLLKRIRPIYIYEKMKVIDAINTLRTSKGSLVLVTNEYGSIQGLISPLDVFEAIAGEFPDADEQLELIKLDDQNWKASGMLDLYQLELELGMLDLVEEDSGYFSVAGLMLDKTQGHVETGTHIEHRGVYFEVLEMDQNRIKTVKISLQHP, encoded by the coding sequence ATGGAATTTTTATTAGATCCCGGTATTTGGATTGGTTTAATCACACTGATTGTGATTGAGATTGTACTCGGTATCGACAATCTCGTGTTTATTGCCATCTTGGCTGAAAAACTTCCCCCTGAAAAACGCGATAAAGCGCGCATTATTGGGCTATCGCTTGCGCTTGTAATGCGTTTAGGCTTGTTGTCTGTCGTCTCTTGGCTTGTCACCTTAACCAAACCGATTGTTGAAATTTTTAATCTGTCCTTTTCCGGGCGAGATTTAATTTTGTTGGGTGGTGGTCTATTTTTGGTGTATAAAGCCGTCACCGAACTTCATGAAAAAATGGAAGGAAAACCTGAAGTGAAAAGTTCAGGTGCTGTGGTCTACGCGGGCTTTTGGGCGGTGGTCGCACAAATTATTGTGTTGGATGCCGTATTCTCAATCGACTCTGTCATTACCGCTGTCGGTATGGTCGATAATATTTATGTGATGATGGCTGCAGTTACCATTGCTGTGGTCGTGATGCTGATTGCTTCTAAGCCGATTACCACTTTTGTGAATAAACATCCTACGGTTGTAGTGCTGTGTTTAAGTTTCTTACTACTGATTGGTATTAGCTTGATTGCTGAAGGTTTTGGCTTCCATATTCCTAAAGGCTATATTTACTCAGGTATTGCGGTTGCGATTTTAATTGAAGCATTTAATCAATTTTCAAACCGTAACATTGCCAAGCATGAAGCGAAAATTCCACTGCGTCACCGTACTGCAGATTCGATTTTAAAACTCATGGGCAGTAAGTTGGACGCAGATTTGGTAGGTACTGTGGAAGCTGAAGAAGTGCAAAAAGCCTTTGGTGATGAAGAGCGTTATATGGTCGGTGGTGTGCTTTCATTGGCTGAGCGTCCGGTTGCTTCAATCATGACGCCTCGAACGCAAATTTCTTGGGTCAATATCGAAGACGATATTGAAGTGATCCGTGAGCAAGTGCTGTCTGTACCCCACAGTTTATTTCCCGTATGTCGTGGTCAGTTAGACAAAGTCATTACCATCGTTCGTGCCAAAGAATTGATTGATGCTTTAGATGAACCTGAGCAGATGGCAAAGTTGTTAAAGCGTATTCGCCCGATTTACATTTACGAAAAAATGAAAGTCATCGATGCGATCAATACCTTAAGAACCTCGAAAGGTTCATTAGTTTTAGTGACCAATGAATATGGCAGTATTCAAGGTTTAATTTCGCCGCTTGATGTATTTGAAGCGATTGCGGGGGAGTTCCCTGATGCGGATGAACAACTTGAGCTAATAAAGCTGGATGATCAAAACTGGAAAGCCTCAGGTATGTTGGATTTGTATCAACTTGAACTGGAATTGGGTATGCTTGATTTGGTTGAAGAAGATTCAGGTTATTTCAGTGTTGCAGGTTTAATGTTGGATAAAACCCAAGGTCATGTCGAAACAGGTACGCATATTGAGCATCGAGGTGTGTATTTTGAAGTGTTAGAGATGGATCAAAATCGGATTAAAACGGTAAAAATTTCTCTGCAGCATCCTTAA
- a CDS encoding malate synthase G has translation MTARIQKGKLAIAKELYDFIENEALPGSGLDSETYWKNFEQVVVDLSPKNKALLAKRDDIQAKLDEWHRNNEFELEAYKAFLKEIGYLLPEVEDFKITTENVDEEIALLAGPQLVVPVRNARYCLNAANARWGSLYDALYGFDVISEEGGAEKGKGYNPVRGEKVIAFAKNFLNETFPLANGSHADVTSYTVDHNKLVVSLKDGSQTTLAHEAQFVGYNGEASAPTEIVFKNNGLHVIVEIDASSPIGQTDAAGVKDLVLEAAVTTIQDLEDSIAAVDAEEKVEGYRNWLGLMKGTLEEKIEKNGKTITRALNKDRSHKNLIGGETKIHGRSLMLLRNVGHLMTNPAILVDGAEIYEGIMDALITPLLSFADIKGENTIKNSRKGSMYIVKPKMHGPEEVAFAVELFERAEQALGLPAKTLKIGIMDEERRTSVNLKNCIAQAKDRTIFINTGFMDRTGDEIHTFMEAGPFVRKGEVKGQIWFPAYENRNVMVGLNAGLRGKAQIGKGMWPKPDMLLDMYKTKTEHPEAGASCAWVPSPTGAVIHAIHYHQINVANRQQDLLATEALPLDDLLTPPLAKDTNWTEEEKIKELENNLQGILGYVVRWVDLGVGCSKVPDINNVGLMEDRATLRISSQHVANWLRHNVVTAAQVEEVMQRMAKVVDEQNAHDPAYTPMAPGFDGYAYQAAYDLVFKGGEQPSGYTEPLLHAARLKLKGYTGD, from the coding sequence ATGACTGCACGTATTCAAAAAGGCAAGTTAGCGATTGCTAAAGAACTCTACGATTTCATCGAAAATGAAGCATTACCCGGTTCTGGTTTAGACAGCGAAACATACTGGAAAAACTTTGAACAAGTTGTTGTTGATCTTAGCCCTAAAAATAAAGCATTGCTTGCTAAGCGTGATGACATCCAAGCGAAACTTGATGAATGGCATCGCAACAATGAATTTGAACTAGAAGCTTACAAAGCTTTCCTGAAAGAAATTGGCTACTTACTACCAGAAGTAGAAGATTTTAAAATTACCACTGAAAATGTGGACGAAGAAATTGCACTCTTGGCAGGTCCGCAGTTGGTGGTTCCTGTACGTAATGCACGTTACTGCTTAAATGCTGCCAATGCACGTTGGGGCTCTTTATATGACGCGCTTTATGGCTTCGATGTCATCTCTGAAGAAGGTGGTGCGGAAAAAGGTAAAGGCTATAACCCCGTTCGCGGTGAGAAAGTTATCGCATTTGCGAAAAACTTCTTAAACGAAACCTTCCCATTGGCAAATGGTTCGCATGCAGATGTCACCAGCTACACCGTTGATCACAACAAACTTGTAGTGAGCTTGAAAGATGGCTCTCAAACCACGTTAGCGCATGAAGCACAATTTGTCGGTTATAACGGTGAAGCATCAGCGCCGACTGAGATCGTATTTAAAAATAATGGTCTTCACGTTATTGTTGAAATTGACGCAAGCAGCCCAATTGGTCAAACAGATGCAGCAGGCGTTAAAGACTTAGTTTTAGAAGCCGCTGTGACCACGATTCAAGATTTGGAAGACTCAATCGCTGCTGTCGATGCAGAAGAGAAAGTTGAAGGCTACCGTAACTGGTTAGGCCTAATGAAAGGGACTTTGGAAGAGAAAATCGAGAAAAATGGCAAAACCATTACTCGTGCTTTAAACAAAGACCGTTCGCACAAAAACTTGATTGGCGGTGAAACCAAGATTCACGGTCGCTCTTTGATGTTGCTTCGTAACGTAGGTCACTTGATGACCAATCCAGCCATCCTTGTTGATGGTGCGGAAATTTACGAAGGGATCATGGATGCGTTGATCACGCCATTGTTATCATTCGCTGACATCAAAGGCGAAAACACCATCAAGAACTCTCGTAAAGGTTCAATGTACATCGTGAAACCGAAAATGCATGGTCCTGAAGAAGTTGCATTTGCGGTTGAGTTATTCGAGCGTGCAGAACAAGCGCTAGGTCTTCCTGCAAAAACCTTAAAAATCGGGATTATGGATGAAGAACGCCGTACGTCTGTAAACTTAAAAAACTGTATTGCACAAGCCAAAGACCGTACCATTTTTATTAATACAGGCTTCATGGATCGTACAGGGGATGAAATCCATACCTTTATGGAAGCAGGTCCATTCGTTCGTAAGGGTGAAGTCAAAGGTCAAATTTGGTTCCCTGCATACGAAAACCGTAACGTGATGGTGGGCTTAAACGCTGGCTTACGTGGTAAAGCACAGATTGGTAAAGGCATGTGGCCTAAACCAGACATGCTGTTAGACATGTACAAAACCAAAACTGAGCATCCTGAAGCAGGTGCGAGCTGTGCATGGGTGCCTTCGCCAACAGGTGCGGTGATTCACGCGATTCATTATCACCAAATCAATGTCGCAAACCGTCAACAAGACTTGTTGGCAACCGAAGCATTGCCTTTAGATGATTTGTTAACGCCGCCGCTTGCGAAAGACACCAATTGGACTGAAGAAGAGAAAATCAAGGAGCTTGAAAATAACCTTCAAGGGATCTTAGGTTATGTGGTTCGTTGGGTTGACTTAGGTGTGGGTTGTTCGAAAGTACCTGATATTAACAACGTAGGCTTGATGGAAGACCGCGCAACCTTGCGTATTTCATCTCAACACGTTGCCAACTGGTTACGTCATAATGTGGTGACTGCTGCACAAGTTGAAGAAGTGATGCAACGTATGGCGAAAGTGGTGGATGAGCAAAATGCCCATGATCCAGCGTATACGCCAATGGCACCTGGTTTTGATGGTTATGCTTACCAAGCAGCTTATGATCTCGTGTTCAAAGGTGGTGAGCAACCTTCAGGTTATACGGAGCCACTTCTGCATGCTGCACGTTTAAAATTAAAAGGCTATACGGGTGACTAA
- a CDS encoding aldehyde dehydrogenase family protein, whose product MVAYQFSDQQFIAGQWVKGTSTNILKNTNPYNQETLLELQAASSVDVDTAYSSAEKQQKSWAKTEAKLRKQLADRVSEIIQNRREEIVDWLIQESGSTRIKANIEVDAALAIVHEASTFPNRLLDSKLKSPDPERHSWVYRKPLGVIGVISPWNFPFHLSMRSVVTALTIGNAVVLKPASDTPITGGLLLAKIFEEAGLAQGLFSVVAGSGSEIGDYFVEHPIPKLISFTGSTEVGQRVAELAVGREHLKRIALELGGNAPLVILDDADLDLAVELTVMGRFLHQGQICMSTNRVIVDAKVYEAYVKKLLARAQQIPYGDPSSDSTLIGPIINAGQVQKIQEIIEKGIAQGAELALKGEVVGNVIPPHIFINVDPASDLAQQESFGPVLPVIKAKDEAHALELANDTRFGLSSAVCTTNKERGLQFALGIDAGMTHINAISVADDPTAPFGGEKNSGLGRFNGHWILEEFSRTHWVTVNK is encoded by the coding sequence ATGGTTGCTTATCAGTTTTCAGATCAACAATTTATTGCAGGGCAGTGGGTCAAAGGCACATCTACCAATATTTTAAAAAATACCAATCCGTATAATCAAGAAACCTTACTCGAATTACAAGCGGCAAGTAGTGTTGATGTCGACACGGCTTATTCTTCAGCAGAAAAACAACAAAAATCATGGGCCAAAACAGAAGCCAAATTGCGCAAGCAATTGGCGGATCGAGTTTCTGAAATTATCCAAAACCGTCGAGAAGAAATTGTAGATTGGTTAATTCAAGAGTCGGGCAGTACCCGAATCAAGGCCAATATTGAAGTGGATGCAGCTTTGGCCATTGTGCATGAAGCATCCACTTTTCCAAATCGATTACTCGATAGCAAGCTTAAATCACCTGACCCAGAACGACATAGTTGGGTGTATAGAAAACCCTTAGGTGTGATTGGTGTGATCAGTCCATGGAATTTTCCATTTCATCTCAGTATGCGTTCTGTCGTAACAGCCCTGACCATTGGCAATGCAGTGGTGCTTAAACCTGCCAGTGATACACCCATTACAGGTGGTTTATTATTGGCAAAAATTTTTGAAGAGGCAGGGTTAGCTCAAGGTCTTTTCAGTGTGGTCGCAGGTTCAGGCAGTGAAATTGGTGATTACTTTGTAGAACACCCAATCCCTAAATTGATTTCATTTACCGGTTCAACGGAAGTGGGTCAACGTGTTGCTGAGTTGGCTGTAGGGCGTGAGCATCTCAAACGGATTGCACTTGAATTGGGCGGTAATGCACCTTTGGTCATTTTGGATGATGCTGATTTAGATTTGGCAGTGGAACTGACAGTGATGGGGCGTTTTCTGCATCAAGGTCAGATTTGTATGAGCACCAACCGTGTCATTGTAGATGCAAAAGTGTATGAAGCTTATGTCAAGAAACTATTGGCACGTGCTCAACAGATTCCATATGGTGATCCAAGTTCAGATTCGACACTCATTGGACCGATTATTAATGCTGGACAGGTGCAGAAGATTCAAGAAATCATTGAAAAAGGTATTGCACAAGGGGCTGAATTGGCACTGAAAGGCGAAGTGGTGGGCAATGTGATTCCACCACATATCTTTATCAATGTTGATCCAGCATCTGATCTTGCACAACAAGAAAGTTTTGGTCCTGTATTGCCTGTGATTAAAGCCAAAGATGAAGCACATGCGCTGGAACTTGCCAATGACACTCGATTTGGTCTTTCAAGTGCAGTGTGTACTACTAACAAAGAGCGAGGTTTGCAATTTGCTTTGGGCATTGATGCAGGCATGACACATATTAATGCCATTTCAGTGGCAGATGATCCGACAGCACCTTTTGGCGGAGAGAAAAACTCAGGCTTAGGTCGTTTTAATGGGCATTGGATTTTGGAAGAGTTTAGTCGGACACATTGGGTCACGGTGAATAAATAA